The Pontibacter sp. SGAir0037 DNA segment CTTTAAATTGCACCTTTTTGGTTACAGGCTCAAAAAGTGAGGGAGCACCATTTCTGTGTTGCAGGAACTGCACGACAATACTGGGCCATTTTTCAAAATCCTTCAGGTGATAATGCGTTATAACCCGGGTTGCTTTCGGGGCCAGTTTATCATTTTGTAGGCCGCGATAAATATTGTTGCGGTCTTCACCCGATGTAAACAATACATCATAATCAGTGTTGTTGACTACGGTGACTGCTAAAAGTTCTTCAGACTGGTGTACCAGCGCCAGGTAGATTCCCTTTGTGGCCAGTACAGGTGCTGCCGGTTCTTTTCTGGCAGCAGGCTGCGGTGCATCGTTACGCAAAAACTTTGCTTCTTCAGGAGCTATTACCACCACTTCCCGCCGGGCCACCGGAATAGTAAAGTCATTGTCGATGGCTACTTCTACAATATTGTTATCCAGTATCCTGGTGATAATGCCTTCTTCGCGTCCTGACATCAGGCGCACGCGATCTCCTACGTTCATAATTATCTTTTATGTTTAGGTAAGTCAGCTTTAATGGAGCTGAAGTTCATTCTGATTACAACATTACCTGTTGTGAAATACGTTCTAAGCCTCTGAAACTTTATCGGAGCTCAGCCAGGTATCAGGTAAAGCCATAGGCAAAGGTACAAGTATTCAAAGGATATAAAACGGCAATAACACCGCTTATGTAGCCGCAGCCGATATTAAAAATAGACAGAATGGAAACGAAAGCCTTTGCGGTTGCTATACTCCAGAGTCGGGGCAGGTACTTTAACAATGCTCAGGAAATACAGCATTGTGTTTATAACTTTGTTTTTGCCCTTAAAATGCATCAGGTTTATGTCAGGGCTCAGGTAAAACTGGCGGTAAGCCTGTAAGCCTAGTTCCTGGTTAAGAGGTTTTTCATTGTAAACTATTTCTTCTACTCCATAACCAACAGCTACATTCAACCACTTTGGGTAGGAGCTGGCATTCTTCAAAAAGGAACCTACATTAACAGAAGCCCAGTAAGTTTGCCCATTATAATCTTTAAGTACTTGCTCGGGCAGGTTTGTGCCTAATACCTTGGGGCGTAAAGCAGCGTAGCCGGTAGTATTAAAGGAGAATTTAGGCATAATCCGTATTTCACCCCAGGCTAGTTCCTGTGATATAACGGCTGCTGCTCCTAAAGAATTAGCTATCAGATCACCGGCAGAAGCGCCGTATTCAGCCTGAAACCCATCAAAAAACTCGATTGGTGCTTGTAGCACTATGCCCAATAAACCTCCATACAGAACGGCCTTCTTTTCCGGAACCCCTGCGCCACGTAATATTTCTATACCAGTGCGGCCAAAATGAAACGAACTGTAAAAAT contains these protein-coding regions:
- a CDS encoding Smr/MutS family protein, producing the protein MNVGDRVRLMSGREEGIITRILDNNIVEVAIDNDFTIPVARREVVVIAPEEAKFLRNDAPQPAARKEPAAPVLATKGIYLALVHQSEELLAVTVVNNTDYDVLFTSGEDRNNIYRGLQNDKLAPKATRVITHYHLKDFEKWPSIVVQFLQHRNGAPSLFEPVTKKVQFKAASFYKSKKTAPILNKEAYLFQLDTKPTVVDTDKIKEQLAETAAPKDNYKLQAPEHEVDLHIEKLTEDYQGMSNSAMLKKQLEHFQDALDRAMASNMHEIVFIHGTGNGVLRKEIQKILSKTVGIKYFEDAKKEKFGYGATLVRLR
- a CDS encoding DUF2279 domain-containing protein, translated to MNKPRLLAMGSGLAVGYTATLVALNEAWYKEQRNAGFHFFNDNKDWLQQDKAGHFYSSFHFGRTGIEILRGAGVPEKKAVLYGGLLGIVLQAPIEFFDGFQAEYGASAGDLIANSLGAAAVISQELAWGEIRIMPKFSFNTTGYAALRPKVLGTNLPEQVLKDYNGQTYWASVNVGSFLKNASSYPKWLNVAVGYGVEEIVYNEKPLNQELGLQAYRQFYLSPDINLMHFKGKNKVINTMLYFLSIVKVPAPTLEYSNRKGFRFHSVYF